From a single Papaver somniferum cultivar HN1 unplaced genomic scaffold, ASM357369v1 unplaced-scaffold_19, whole genome shotgun sequence genomic region:
- the LOC113338644 gene encoding flavin-containing monooxygenase FMO GS-OX-like 4 isoform X1 translates to MSSPAYGGGDIRGLSNPLISTMNSRISSSLTSRNVAVIGAGAAGLVAARELRREGHKTVVFERSNQIGGTWVYDPNIESDDPLGLNPSRNIIHTSLYKNLRTNLPRESMGFRDYPFVTKDGNDQRDNRRYPGHKEVLNYLEDFANDFKLIELIRFETEVFHVGLLKDDDKDGKKWVVRSAQKMRGGAGDGEAVDEVFDGVVVCNGHYTEPNIAEIPGHLTVGRREYQICKDDILRGIDEWPGKQMHSHNYRVPEPFLDQVVVVIGTSASGQDISRDIAEAAKEVHIAGRSLTEGVPTRLPGHENMWLHSMIESAHDDGRVIFQDGSSVTADVILHCTGYKYHFPFLETNNIVIVDENRVGPLYKHVFPPLLAPGLSFIGLPWKVIPFPLSELQSKWVAGVLSGRISLPSQEEMMADVEAFYLELEAAGLPKRFTHNMSDYQFEYGDWLAAQCGCTHSEKWRKLMYYEASKKKRSQPETYRDEWEAEHLILEAYEYFRQCIPTSVR, encoded by the exons ATGTCATCACCAGCATATGGTGGTGGTGACATCCGTGGCTTATCAAATCCTCTCATCTCAACAATGAATTCACGAATTTCGTCATCTCTAACATCAAGAAACGTAGCAGTGATCGGGGCTGGAGCTGCTGGTTTAGTTGCAGCTAGAGAGCTACGCAGAGAAGGTCACAAAACAGTAGTCTTCGAACGCAGTAACCAAATCGGAGGAACATGGGTTTACGATCCAAACATCGAAAGTGACGATCCATTAGGATTAAACCCATCTCGTAATATAATCCATACTAGTCTATACAAAAATCTTCGAACAAATCTCCCAAGAGAATCGATGGGTTTCCGAGATTACCCATTTGTAACCAAAGATGGGAATGATCAAAGAGATAATCGAAGATATCCTGGTCATAAAGAGGTGctaaattatttggaagattTTGCTAATGATtttaaactcattgagttgaTCCGGTTTGAAACGGAGGTGTTTCATGTTGGGTTGTTGAAAGATGATGATAAGGATGGGAAGAAATGGGTGGTTAGATCAGCTCAAAAAATGAGAGGTGGTGCTGGTGACGGAGAAGCCGTGGATGAGGTTTTCGATGGTGTGGTTGTTTGTAATGGCCACTATACTGAGCCAAACATTGCTGAAATTCCAG gtcacttaacagtgggacggagggagtatcaaaTATGTAAGGATGACATCTTGCGAG GTATTGATGAGTGGCCTGGAAAGCAAATGCATAGCCACAATTACCGTGTTCCTGAGCCATTTCTTGATCAA GTCGTGGTCGTGATAGGAACGTCTGCTAGTGGTCAAGATATCTCCAGGGACATTGCTGAAGCTGCAAAGGAGGTTCATATTGCAGGAAGATCTCTCACTGAAGGGGTGCCTACAAGGCTGCCAGGCCATGAAAACATGTGGCTTCATTCTATG ATAGAGAGTGCCCATGATGATGGCAGAGTGATTTTTCAAGATGGAAGCTCGGTCACTGCTGATGTCATTCTACATTGTACGGG GTACAAATATCACTTTCCTTTTCTGGAGACCAATAATATTGTGATTGTGGATGAAAATCGTGTGGGACCTCTTTATAAGCATGTTTTCCCACCATTGTTGGCTCCAGGGCTTTCTTTTATTGGTTTACCATGGAAG GTTATCCCTTTCCCTTTATCAGAATTACAAAGCAAGTGGGTTGCTGGTGTCTTATCTGGTCGGATTTCACTTCCATCTCAAGAAGAGATGATGGCAGATGTAGAAGCCTTCTATTTGGAACTTGAAGCTGCCGGTTTACCAAAACGTTTCACTCATAACATGTCAGATTATCAG TTCGAGTATGGCGACTGGCTTGCTGCTCAGTGTGGGTGTACACATTCAGAAAAATGGAGAAAGCTTATGTATTACGAGGCatcaaagaaaaagagaagtcAACCAGAAACTTATCGCGATGAATGGGAAGCCGAACATTTGATTTTGGAAGCATATGAGTACTTCCGGCAGTGTATACCAACATCAGTGCGATAA
- the LOC113338644 gene encoding flavin-containing monooxygenase FMO GS-OX-like 4 isoform X2, whose translation MSSPAYGGGDIRGLSNPLISTMNSRISSSLTSRNVAVIGAGAAGLVAARELRREGHKTVVFERSNQIGGTWVYDPNIESDDPLGLNPSRNIIHTSLYKNLRTNLPRESMGFRDYPFVTKDGNDQRDNRRYPGHKEVLNYLEDFANDFKLIELIRFETEVFHVGLLKDDDKDGKKWVVRSAQKMRGGAGDGEAVDEVFDGVVVCNGHYTEPNIAEIPGIDEWPGKQMHSHNYRVPEPFLDQVVVVIGTSASGQDISRDIAEAAKEVHIAGRSLTEGVPTRLPGHENMWLHSMIESAHDDGRVIFQDGSSVTADVILHCTGYKYHFPFLETNNIVIVDENRVGPLYKHVFPPLLAPGLSFIGLPWKVIPFPLSELQSKWVAGVLSGRISLPSQEEMMADVEAFYLELEAAGLPKRFTHNMSDYQFEYGDWLAAQCGCTHSEKWRKLMYYEASKKKRSQPETYRDEWEAEHLILEAYEYFRQCIPTSVR comes from the exons ATGTCATCACCAGCATATGGTGGTGGTGACATCCGTGGCTTATCAAATCCTCTCATCTCAACAATGAATTCACGAATTTCGTCATCTCTAACATCAAGAAACGTAGCAGTGATCGGGGCTGGAGCTGCTGGTTTAGTTGCAGCTAGAGAGCTACGCAGAGAAGGTCACAAAACAGTAGTCTTCGAACGCAGTAACCAAATCGGAGGAACATGGGTTTACGATCCAAACATCGAAAGTGACGATCCATTAGGATTAAACCCATCTCGTAATATAATCCATACTAGTCTATACAAAAATCTTCGAACAAATCTCCCAAGAGAATCGATGGGTTTCCGAGATTACCCATTTGTAACCAAAGATGGGAATGATCAAAGAGATAATCGAAGATATCCTGGTCATAAAGAGGTGctaaattatttggaagattTTGCTAATGATtttaaactcattgagttgaTCCGGTTTGAAACGGAGGTGTTTCATGTTGGGTTGTTGAAAGATGATGATAAGGATGGGAAGAAATGGGTGGTTAGATCAGCTCAAAAAATGAGAGGTGGTGCTGGTGACGGAGAAGCCGTGGATGAGGTTTTCGATGGTGTGGTTGTTTGTAATGGCCACTATACTGAGCCAAACATTGCTGAAATTCCAG GTATTGATGAGTGGCCTGGAAAGCAAATGCATAGCCACAATTACCGTGTTCCTGAGCCATTTCTTGATCAA GTCGTGGTCGTGATAGGAACGTCTGCTAGTGGTCAAGATATCTCCAGGGACATTGCTGAAGCTGCAAAGGAGGTTCATATTGCAGGAAGATCTCTCACTGAAGGGGTGCCTACAAGGCTGCCAGGCCATGAAAACATGTGGCTTCATTCTATG ATAGAGAGTGCCCATGATGATGGCAGAGTGATTTTTCAAGATGGAAGCTCGGTCACTGCTGATGTCATTCTACATTGTACGGG GTACAAATATCACTTTCCTTTTCTGGAGACCAATAATATTGTGATTGTGGATGAAAATCGTGTGGGACCTCTTTATAAGCATGTTTTCCCACCATTGTTGGCTCCAGGGCTTTCTTTTATTGGTTTACCATGGAAG GTTATCCCTTTCCCTTTATCAGAATTACAAAGCAAGTGGGTTGCTGGTGTCTTATCTGGTCGGATTTCACTTCCATCTCAAGAAGAGATGATGGCAGATGTAGAAGCCTTCTATTTGGAACTTGAAGCTGCCGGTTTACCAAAACGTTTCACTCATAACATGTCAGATTATCAG TTCGAGTATGGCGACTGGCTTGCTGCTCAGTGTGGGTGTACACATTCAGAAAAATGGAGAAAGCTTATGTATTACGAGGCatcaaagaaaaagagaagtcAACCAGAAACTTATCGCGATGAATGGGAAGCCGAACATTTGATTTTGGAAGCATATGAGTACTTCCGGCAGTGTATACCAACATCAGTGCGATAA
- the LOC113338644 gene encoding flavin-containing monooxygenase FMO GS-OX-like 4 isoform X3 produces MNSRIPSSLTSRNIEVIGAGAAGLVAARELRREGHKTVVFERSNQIGGTWVYDPNIESDDPLGLNPSRNIIHTSLYKNLRTNLPRESMGFRDYPFVTKDGNDQRDNRRYPGHKEVLNYLEDFANDFKLIELIRFETEVFHVGLLKDDDKDGKKWVVRSAQKMRGGAGDGEAVDEVFDGVVVCNGHYTEPNIAEIPGHLTVGRREYQICKDDILRGIDEWPGKQMHSHNYRVPEPFLDQVVVVIGTSASGQDISRDIAEAAKEVHIAGRSLTEGVPTRLPGHENMWLHSMIESAHDDGRVIFQDGSSVTADVILHCTGYKYHFPFLETNNIVIVDENRVGPLYKHVFPPLLAPGLSFIGLPWKVIPFPLSELQSKWVAGVLSGRISLPSQEEMMADVEAFYLELEAAGLPKRFTHNMSDYQFEYGDWLAAQCGCTHSEKWRKLMYYEASKKKRSQPETYRDEWEAEHLILEAYEYFRQCIPTSVR; encoded by the exons ATGGGTTTACGATCCAAACATCGAAAGTGACGATCCATTAGGATTAAACCCATCTCGTAATATAATCCATACTAGTCTATACAAAAATCTTCGAACAAATCTCCCAAGAGAATCGATGGGTTTCCGAGATTACCCATTTGTAACCAAAGATGGGAATGATCAAAGAGATAATCGAAGATATCCTGGTCATAAAGAGGTGctaaattatttggaagattTTGCTAATGATtttaaactcattgagttgaTCCGGTTTGAAACGGAGGTGTTTCATGTTGGGTTGTTGAAAGATGATGATAAGGATGGGAAGAAATGGGTGGTTAGATCAGCTCAAAAAATGAGAGGTGGTGCTGGTGACGGAGAAGCCGTGGATGAGGTTTTCGATGGTGTGGTTGTTTGTAATGGCCACTATACTGAGCCAAACATTGCTGAAATTCCAG gtcacttaacagtgggacggagggagtatcaaaTATGTAAGGATGACATCTTGCGAG GTATTGATGAGTGGCCTGGAAAGCAAATGCATAGCCACAATTACCGTGTTCCTGAGCCATTTCTTGATCAA GTCGTGGTCGTGATAGGAACGTCTGCTAGTGGTCAAGATATCTCCAGGGACATTGCTGAAGCTGCAAAGGAGGTTCATATTGCAGGAAGATCTCTCACTGAAGGGGTGCCTACAAGGCTGCCAGGCCATGAAAACATGTGGCTTCATTCTATG ATAGAGAGTGCCCATGATGATGGCAGAGTGATTTTTCAAGATGGAAGCTCGGTCACTGCTGATGTCATTCTACATTGTACGGG GTACAAATATCACTTTCCTTTTCTGGAGACCAATAATATTGTGATTGTGGATGAAAATCGTGTGGGACCTCTTTATAAGCATGTTTTCCCACCATTGTTGGCTCCAGGGCTTTCTTTTATTGGTTTACCATGGAAG GTTATCCCTTTCCCTTTATCAGAATTACAAAGCAAGTGGGTTGCTGGTGTCTTATCTGGTCGGATTTCACTTCCATCTCAAGAAGAGATGATGGCAGATGTAGAAGCCTTCTATTTGGAACTTGAAGCTGCCGGTTTACCAAAACGTTTCACTCATAACATGTCAGATTATCAG TTCGAGTATGGCGACTGGCTTGCTGCTCAGTGTGGGTGTACACATTCAGAAAAATGGAGAAAGCTTATGTATTACGAGGCatcaaagaaaaagagaagtcAACCAGAAACTTATCGCGATGAATGGGAAGCCGAACATTTGATTTTGGAAGCATATGAGTACTTCCGGCAGTGTATACCAACATCAGTGCGATAA